In Curtobacterium sp. MCPF17_002, one genomic interval encodes:
- a CDS encoding acyl-CoA dehydrogenase → MVDTAPVPSTNTPKADAAGDPAAGTPTGGTDTDVRIDVDLLGELLLGRWAEDRRISRRLALDPALHKIEGQPVPEHRARALDQLRILVDAGAIQRPYPAEFGGQSNHGGNLAAFEELVTADPSMQIKAGVQWGLFGSAVHHLGTERNHREFLPGIVSFDVPGCFAMTETGHGSDVQSIATTATYDPSSQEFVVHTPFRGAWKDYIGNAALHGKAAVVFAKLVTAGVDHGVHAFYVPLRDAEGAFLPGVSGEDDGVKGGLNGIDNGRLSFDHVRVPRTNLLNRYGDVAEDGTYSSPIASPGRRFFTMLGTLVQGRVSLDGAAVVAQKIGLQIALTYAAQRRQFPTGDGTEGVLLDYGRHQRRLIPRLATVFAQSFAHEKLLRTFDDVFSGREDTPQRREDLETQAAAFKSMSTWSALDTLQEAREACGGAGFLAENRLTGLRADLDVYVTFEGDNTVLLQLVGKRLLTDFRAKAPKDPASTAKFVAAQAATRLADATGLRRIGQTVADRGSLAASVTDLQDARTQRDLLAGRVDTMVTEIGMRLAAAGKDRARGALLLNRSQHELIEAAKAHAELMQWDAFTEAIEEVPEGDTRRVLVWLRDLFALGLLEQHLDWYLMHGRITAQRGRAVSAYIDRLVARVRPVIPQLLDSFGYEPGHVRAPIALGAEQARQDEARAWFAAEAAAGRLPEQEKKPRP, encoded by the coding sequence ATGGTCGACACCGCACCCGTCCCCAGCACGAACACCCCGAAGGCCGACGCCGCGGGCGACCCTGCCGCCGGCACGCCGACGGGCGGCACGGACACCGACGTCCGCATCGACGTCGACCTGCTCGGGGAACTGCTGCTCGGACGCTGGGCCGAGGACCGTCGCATCTCGCGCCGCCTCGCGCTCGACCCCGCGCTCCACAAGATCGAGGGCCAGCCCGTCCCCGAGCACCGTGCGCGCGCCCTCGACCAGCTCCGGATCCTCGTCGACGCCGGTGCGATCCAACGCCCGTACCCGGCGGAGTTCGGCGGCCAGAGCAACCACGGCGGCAACCTCGCCGCGTTCGAGGAGCTCGTCACCGCCGACCCCTCCATGCAGATCAAGGCCGGCGTGCAGTGGGGACTCTTCGGGTCCGCGGTGCACCACCTCGGCACGGAGCGGAACCACCGCGAGTTCCTGCCGGGCATCGTCTCGTTCGACGTCCCCGGCTGCTTCGCGATGACCGAGACCGGGCACGGCTCCGACGTGCAGAGCATCGCGACCACGGCGACGTACGACCCGTCCTCGCAGGAGTTCGTCGTGCACACCCCGTTCCGTGGCGCGTGGAAGGACTACATCGGCAACGCGGCCCTGCACGGCAAGGCGGCCGTCGTGTTCGCGAAGCTCGTCACCGCGGGTGTCGACCACGGCGTGCACGCCTTCTACGTGCCGCTCCGCGACGCCGAGGGCGCCTTCCTGCCCGGGGTCAGCGGCGAGGACGACGGGGTCAAGGGCGGCCTGAACGGCATCGACAACGGCCGGCTGTCCTTCGACCACGTCCGGGTCCCCCGCACGAACCTGCTCAACCGCTACGGCGACGTCGCCGAGGACGGCACGTACTCCTCGCCGATCGCGTCCCCCGGGCGACGCTTCTTCACGATGCTCGGCACCCTCGTGCAGGGCCGCGTCTCGCTCGACGGCGCGGCGGTCGTGGCGCAGAAGATCGGGCTGCAGATCGCCCTCACCTACGCCGCGCAGCGCCGCCAGTTCCCGACCGGGGACGGCACCGAGGGGGTCCTGCTCGACTACGGCCGTCACCAGCGCCGGCTCATCCCCCGGCTCGCCACCGTGTTCGCGCAGTCGTTCGCGCACGAGAAGCTCCTCCGCACCTTCGACGACGTGTTCAGCGGGCGCGAGGACACCCCGCAGCGCCGCGAGGACCTCGAGACCCAGGCCGCGGCGTTCAAGTCGATGTCGACCTGGTCGGCGCTCGACACCCTGCAGGAGGCACGCGAGGCCTGCGGAGGCGCGGGCTTCCTCGCCGAGAACCGGCTCACCGGGCTCCGCGCCGACCTCGACGTCTACGTGACGTTCGAGGGCGACAACACGGTCCTGCTCCAGCTCGTCGGCAAGCGCCTGCTCACGGACTTCCGTGCGAAGGCGCCGAAGGACCCGGCGTCGACGGCGAAGTTCGTGGCGGCGCAGGCGGCCACCCGGCTCGCCGACGCGACCGGCCTCCGACGCATCGGGCAGACCGTCGCGGACCGCGGGTCGCTCGCGGCGTCCGTGACGGACCTGCAGGACGCCCGCACCCAGCGCGACCTGCTCGCCGGCCGGGTGGACACGATGGTGACCGAGATCGGCATGCGCCTCGCCGCGGCGGGCAAGGACCGTGCACGCGGTGCACTGCTGCTCAACCGGTCACAGCACGAACTCATCGAGGCCGCCAAGGCGCACGCCGAGCTCATGCAGTGGGACGCGTTCACCGAGGCGATCGAGGAGGTCCCCGAGGGCGACACCCGACGCGTGCTCGTCTGGCTCCGCGACCTCTTCGCGCTCGGCCTGCTCGAGCAGCACCTCGACTGGTACCTCATGCACGGCCGCATCACGGCGCAGCGCGGCCGGGCGGTGTCCGCCTACATCGACCGCCTCGTCGCCCGGGTGCGGCCGGTCATCCCACAGCTGCTCGATTCGTTCGGCTACGAGCCCGGGCACGTCCGCGCGCCGATCGCCCTCGGTGCGGAGCAGGCGCGGCAGGACGAGGCGCGCGCGTGGTTCGCCGCCGAAGCAGCGGCGGGTCGGCTCCCCGAGCAGGAGAAGAAGCCCCGCCCCTGA